GAATATTTAGCACAACTACGATGGCGAATATTGCTAGATTTTGACAATTTGCCTTCCCCTATCCCTCAAGAACAATATTTTCGGCAAGATATTTTTAACTTGTCTCCAGATGATGTATTTGTGGATTGTGGATCTTATGATGGAGATACTATTAAACAATTCTTAAAATATCAAAACTCATTTACTGGAAAAATTATTGCGTTAGAACCCGATCAAAAAAATTTTACTAAGCTGGAAGAATATGTTTACAGCTTAACTAGTATTATCAGAGAAAAAATAACGTTATTTCCTCTAGCAGTAGGTAAGCAAAAAGAAAGATTACGCTTTGCTGCTACAGGTACAGCTTCATCAGTAATCACAGAACTTGGTACCATCGAGGTAGATTGTGTTACTTTGGATGAATTATTAAGTAATTGTATTCCTTCCATTATCAAAATGGATATTGAAGGCGCAGAAATAGATGCTATTTTAGGAGCTAAAATATTAATTCAAAAATATTCTCCTATTCTAGCGATTTCTGTTTATCATTGCCAAAATCATTTATGGCAAATTCCTTTATTAATCCAGTCCCTTTCTAATCAATATCGCTTCTTTTTAAGCCCTCATGGTGAAGAATGTTGGGACTTAGTTTTTTATGCCGTTCCTATGAGTCGTTTAAAACTATAGTTTTAACTAATTTATATACATTAATATGCTTCAAAACACAAAACGCAACTGTCCCATCTGTAATAGCAAAGCTAAAAATTTATTGTTTGGACAAAAATTCTCTGCCTTATCTAATGGTAGCTTGTTAACAAGCTATGATGTCGTTGTCTGTGAAAATTGTGGATTTGGTTATGCTGATAATATTCCCGAACAAACTCAATTTGATATTTATTATCAGGAAATGTCAAAGTATGAATATCAAAATAGTGGAGGGAAAGAATCACAATTCGATCTGATACGTTTTGAGATGTATGTAAAGACTATTAAACCATATCTTAACTCAACAAAATCTTCAATACTTGACGTAGGTTGTGCCACTGGTCGTCTCCTATCCTTGCTTAAAGAAAGTGGATATGAAAATGTCCAAGGATTAGATCCTTCTCCTGTATGTTCTGAAGTAGCAGCAAAGTTGTATGGAATTTTTGTGCAAATAGGTAATCTTTGGGATATTGAAATTCCCGAAAAGCCTTTTGATTGCATTATATTAAGCGGTGTACTTGAACATATTCGAGATTTAGATAAGGCATTATCTAGACTAAGTAATATGTTAGCTGTTGAGGGAATACTTTTCATAGATGTTCCCGATGCTAGCCGATTTTCTGTGTATACTG
The genomic region above belongs to Calothrix sp. NIES-2098 and contains:
- a CDS encoding FkbM family methyltransferase; this translates as MIFYPKKENIKIALNKELEILLSEEFDSVIKREKESFDRLAEPFEKSIVLFGSGQLGRKTLAGLRTLGIEPLAFADNNSNLWHQYIDNLIVLSPEEAADKFGDKAVFIVTIWRACSTHRLAHTREQLQRLNCQKVVSCAFLFWKYSQIFLPHYCLDLPHKVFLETENIKKAFYLLADERSQSEYLAQLRWRILLDFDNLPSPIPQEQYFRQDIFNLSPDDVFVDCGSYDGDTIKQFLKYQNSFTGKIIALEPDQKNFTKLEEYVYSLTSIIREKITLFPLAVGKQKERLRFAATGTASSVITELGTIEVDCVTLDELLSNCIPSIIKMDIEGAEIDAILGAKILIQKYSPILAISVYHCQNHLWQIPLLIQSLSNQYRFFLSPHGEECWDLVFYAVPMSRLKL
- a CDS encoding family 2 glycosyl transferase — protein: MLQNTKRNCPICNSKAKNLLFGQKFSALSNGSLLTSYDVVVCENCGFGYADNIPEQTQFDIYYQEMSKYEYQNSGGKESQFDLIRFEMYVKTIKPYLNSTKSSILDVGCATGRLLSLLKESGYENVQGLDPSPVCSEVAAKLYGIFVQIGNLWDIEIPEKPFDCIILSGVLEHIRDLDKALSRLSNMLAVEGILFIDVPDASRFSVYTDAPFQQFSMEHINFFSPVSLSRLMRNFNFVELLSLQETYPQSDNTTSTSVMGIYKKIENSYPVFLLRDQVTEIDLSTYIKQSQQIEYSIHKIINDLVDKNSPILVWGTGTHTLRLMETSRLSQAKISAFIDSNHRYQAKKLFNIPIISPYDIKNQHEPILISSRVFQESIKIQIREILKLDNDLIVLY